The Coturnix japonica isolate 7356 chromosome 6, Coturnix japonica 2.1, whole genome shotgun sequence genomic sequence GGAAACAGCACCATGAcagggcagaggggaaggaaggtgGATGTATCTCATACCTGCGTGATATCTGAGTGCTCTGGGATTTCTAACAGTTCAATCTGTTGCTCCTGTGCCTGTGTAATGAAGCACTCCTTAATGTCTTCAGAAGTATAGTCCAATGGGACAGGAATCACCTcgagagagagagataaatgTTTCCAAAGAAGTAAAGATGAAGGAAACCACTGACTCACAGAAAGCAATCGTTCCATCACTGGAGGTGGTATGCTCCTCAGTTCTATGCTATATCATCATCAGGGCGGGTGAGCCCCCACCTCTCCAGATTTAAACTTATGAGAAATCTTCTATAGGAGTTGAATAAAATGCTGAGAACTAAGAGCCTGAAAAAGTTCCCAGCAAAGCCTCCCTCCTTTCTGATCTCTGTGGTAGTTTCAGGCCGGTCTGATACAATTACAGACCTGCCAAAGAAAGAAACCACCACAATAAACCACTGACTgatacagcaggaaaaaaaaccccatcaaACCAAAGGGTTGGTATTCATAGACAATGACCAGAACCCTGCACGTAGCCTTACACTTTGAGCCTACTCCAGTTGCATGGTGAGCACTGCAGCTTGTATACCCATGGGAACAGATCAGAGTAAGAAGAAACACTAAAACCATACCTGTAACTGCAGATGCTGACTCTTATAGTTCCTTTCAAATAAGACGTATCTCTTTCCCTTGCTTCTGAAAAACTCCTTCAGGGCACATTTGTACTTGGTCACTTCTTCCATCACCTCTGAAGACAAGTCAACCACCGACTGATAGTGCCCAATAGGTAAAATCAAGACATGATCAGGTAATAAGCCGCCCTTGGCCAGGGCAAGGTAGCACTGGAGTGAAACAATACACATAGGTTACTCACTGACAAGAAAATCACCTTGAAAATGTATATCTACTTTCCAACCAAAACCAGATAAAGTTGCCACTGTAGCATCTTCAAATGGATTATGCCATACAGGAGCAAGAaccagaagcaaagcaaaggcacTAATGATTTAATTAACCTCCAAGAAGTACTTTGAGATCTTGATGTAGAAGCTGTCTTGACTTCTGTTTAATCAGCAcgtgaaaaaaaacaaaccagtcaTCCCAGGTGCTTTTGGTGTAATTCCAGCCAGTGCATACTagtgttttgtttagttttttcccctttttaaaataaatactgccaCATTGTAACATGATCTTGCTGGTATGTAGGAAAGAATGTACTATTGGTACTCACGTGTGTGCCAATGCTAACAACCAAGTGCTTCTCCACTTCTGGGCTAGCAAGACAGAACCAGCAGGGtcctgtgggctgtgctgtatgggataggaaagagaaacaggTGATATGAACTGATACCTCCAGTAAAGCTctcggggaaaaaaaagcatccacaTACTTACGGGGCTTTTTGGCTTGTTTGCTTTGGGTGCTCCCTCTATCCTTCCCATCTGAGAAACGTTTCTTCCCTTGGTGCTTTTTCAAATCAAAGAAGAACTGACATGCTGGTTCTTCCtgcttagaaaatgaaaaccaaaacccaTTGTAGCTGCATCCCAGAGTCAAAGAGTACACACATTAAAAGCAGACTGCAGCAGTACCTCTGCACACCCAAGTACTTTGGTCTTCTGTGTCCCTTTCCTCAACTTTCGGTATGGATTTTCAGTGACATCCTGTGGCTGTTTTACTAGCTCTGCGGGGTCCATCAGGCTCATAGGAATAATGCTGAATGCATAGAGatactggaaggaaaacagatggcTCAAATGCAAAGAGTTTTTGCAATGACTGTAAGTCAGCTGTAAACTATCAACATCCTTCTGCATCAGTACTCTGTAACTTTTTataaggattaaaaaaaaataaataagcaactTATGTCACTCCAAAAGTTATTTTAAGTGATTTGTACGGGTTCCTGTGTAAATTGTTTCCCTCCTAAAAGAAGCCATGGGAAAATTATctaaagcagctgaagaaggaTGGCAGCTTTCCGGCAGCTGTCTTACAGCTAGATAGCATTAGACCAGgtacagagaaacagaacacaTCTGGCATTCTGTACCCCTCTGACACAATGGGCAAATGCCACCTTATTCAACAGAGACAGACACCTCCACTTTGGCATGATTCACACTGTCTTATGACCAGCTAAACTGGGACTTGCTGCCACGTTATTTGtacttgagaaaagaagattcaAGAGTATAAGTACCTTTTTCTTGCTTGTATTGCCGACTTCAGCAAGAGCAATAAACCTGGTCACGTGTTGTGGGgtctcctgcagcacagtgtgatTTCTGTATGGAAGCAAAACTTGATTGTATTGGCATATAGTTAAAGGATAGTGGGAAAACCACACGTTCTCTACAAAGGAACTCAGAAACCACATCAGTTACATGTAGGTTTCCACTCAGAACAAGAAGGCCTGAGAACAAAAAGACTTGTGAGGTCTAATAACCAACAGCCACACAGGCTTCATAAAATTACACTGAATTTTCCTCCTGTGTTCTTTAAAAACTGAActcttatttcaaaataaatgagatttcatGATGTCTTACAAACCTGTAAGGAAGTCTCTCATAATAGGCCTTCTCTAGTGCAGCAAAGTGATACCTTGGCTTGAGACTTGCAGCGAGATCAGATATTAAAGTGGAACCACATTTCTTGGTATCTATTTGTCCctacaaaatataaaaaaaaataataatttaagatCTCTGTCAgactacactgaaaataaatggcttATTCTGAACTGCTTGCTGGAAATGTAGAGGTTATGACTATGGCTGTTGCCATTCCTTGAAGCATGAAGTGAATATGGTTTGATTTCTTATCTCCAACCCAAGTCTACTCATTTACATCATTTTCCATACACAAGGCTTTACATCCAGTCATTTCACCAATACAAATTTGACCTATTTCCCCCTTCATTGATCTTGGGAAGCAAGTGCAGCACAGAATGAGTTTTGGCAAATAGCAATATAGGTCAAAATAACTAAGGCATGTTTTAACCACATTCCCAGAGTGCCAGAGGTTCAATGTGGGATAcgcagcactgcatccagatgtggagtcaGTGGTGAAGTACTgaaacaggttgctcagagatgtggtggatgccttGTNNNNNNNNNNNNNNNNNNNNNctgagcaccctgatctagctgaAGATATctctgtttattgcaggggtTTTGGACCTCCCAGTGGGACCAAGTCTGCAGGTCATGGACTTTGAGACAAGAACAATTCCAAATGAACAGTATCTCCAAAAGGTACAGTCTCATGGTCTGAATATAGCATGCTAAAACCTTTACTTACTGAACATCAGCTTTTCTATAGAAATCATCATAATGTCCATGGAAAGAAAGCTCTTTCAGGAAGTTATCCTACAAAGCCCTTAAATgagtaaattaaaaacaagcaaacaaaccaactgATCATGAGGGTCCTTCTGCAAACAGCCAAAGCAAGCAGAGATGCCATTGTTTGTTAGATACATCTTGAAATTAATTCcaccagaaaacagaagacttaCTGGGCTGTTGGCAAAACTCTCAACATCTCTGGGCCAGGGGGAAGTCAGCAATATATCTACACCTTTGAAGTTTGGGGTCGATAACAATGATGATTTTAATTCAGTCACATCCTTTGAGCTAAAGCTGTAGGCAGGAGTTGGCTCATCCTGAGACTCGGTGCCACTCAGGTATGCAATCTGCAGTCCTGAAGTACCACTGAACAGACCTCGACGTCCTGCATgaatgcacaaacacacacctgAGATTTAAAAGCTGCAGGTAAGCTCATTTGTATCATAAGCAGAGGGCCTGATTTAGCAGCCCTGCCTTACTTTGACTGAAACCTTTTGTACAGGCAGCTCATTTTCTGCGTTCACAAATTCCAGGAAAGACATTTTAGTGCAATGGCTCCAAACCTGCTTTCTGGTGAAGCTGTTTATACAACCCTTGGTTTTCTCTCCTCACTCCTACATCGCTTCCCTACAGTCAATTGCTAACAAAAGCATGGTATGAAGACTGAAGATAAAAAAGCCAATTGCAAGTTCCTTTTTAACTATTTTTGTCAGGCAGGATTCTAGAAAGAAATTAACCTTTCCTCTTAGTTTTGCTACCACTTCATTACCTTTAATGATTATACTTTTTGTCTTTGCTACTCTAGTACAACCACGCAGCATAGCACAATTACCCTTCATATAGGAAACCTTCACTGCACAGAGAGAAGCACAAGACAGGAATGCGTTCTCAATCAAAAGAGTCTTCCAACCACTTTTTCTTTTGGGTATCAAAAATCAGTgttagaaaacaacaacaggaCACTCCTATTTTATAGAGCAGATATATTGGCCTTTCAGTAAGAAGTTCAACTCCAGTCTTGATGCAATAATAAGAGATTATTATAGAGTCATCAAAATTTCAcgaaaaaaaaaggaggggtgAGTTAAAGCACAAAGATCACAAAGTGTTCTTGAAAGCAGCATCACACAAGTACATTACCTAAGTAAGTGATGTTCTCAGCCAATTCACAGCCAGTGACATGTGGAAAACAGTGTATGGTCTCTTGGTTGTTTGCACCAAGCACGAAGGTTGGAATtggagctgaagaagaaaacaatcagtCTGGTATAAAGCACATGAAGTACAGCCATCCCAACACCCTTCACTCTCAGCGTGCCAAGGCCATAACCACAGAATAAGAGAATTTCCTTCCGAAAAAAGAGCTTGAACCTATTGTTATCTCATTACCAGATGCTTTAAGGTGCATCCTGTAAATGATGGCCCAATGGGACAGCTTTGGGCGGACAGCTCACACAGCCAAGCAAGACTTTAAGGACAGGGGGTAAGTGGGCTGTGCCAATACATCTGCTATGGGGAGCGAAATCTCCTTTCTTACCTTTCTTAGCCCCCGAACGATACTCTGCCCATTCAGCATCAGAAGTGGAGCTGAAGAAATCCCCGACGCACAGAAGCATCTGCGAACAGCACACCGAGAGAGAGTCACACAGCACCACAGACACGGCAGAGCCCCGCGGGCAGACACAGCCAGGGCTCAGCTGTAAAGGGGGTGAGCGTGGCCCTCCCTCTTCCCCACCCCGAGCCTCACATCGAAGCGGCCGCTCTTGCTCTGGATGGCCCGGACCCGCCCGAAGAGAGTGTCCAGCCGCCCCTCCACGTCACCGCACACCAGCCTGAAGGAGACAGAACCTCAGCGACCGCCACAGCACGGcacaaccccccaccccatcccccaCCTcatcccgtcccgtcccgtcccgtcccacTCACACACGCAGCGGCAGCTTCTCCATAGCGGAACTCCTCGGCCCGCCCTTCACTTCCTGGTGCGCCGCGTACAACactccgccgccgccccgcgccgccgcgGCCCGTTCCGCTGCTGTCCGCGGTGCTGAACCGCAGCGAGCAGTGCCGCCGTGTGGCAACGCCAGCGCCAATTGATGTGATTTggacctttttatttttcttgaaaatggggGTTGTGTTTCTTCTTTACCCATCTCTGGGAACTTCAACAGACTGCCGTGATCTTTCACATATGGTGGATAGAAGCTTGGCAACTTCATCTGGGTATGAAGGCCATTGGACACTGGGCTGGCAGGGGCTGGGCAAGGAGGGAGAATGAAAGGAGACTTGTTTCCAAAGCTGATGCTCAATGTCTTtaatgagaaaaggagagggacAGGCTACAGCTGAGAGCTTCAGCAACTCCATTTGGACGTTCTGTAAAGCTCAGTGAAAGCGGAAGACCACGGAGAATAAGCAGGGGAAAGAGGGCGGGCGATGAGCAGGAGAAGTTGGTGGGAACTGGGCTCCTCTACAGACCGTGGCCATGCTGTCAGGGCTGGCTCCAGGGCTGCCTTCAAGAGCCGCGGTGCTCATGCGCAGGCAGCTGATCCACGGGCTTTAGCAGAAGACATTGCCACGTCCCAGAGTACCACAGAGCCCACGACCCAGCCCTGACCACCCaaagccccccagccccagggaTCCCCTAGCACCGACGGGCACACTGCCAGCGCTGAGAGAGCTCCCCACGGCAGCCGACGCTGTGGATCCCACGGCTGTGCTCtgagggaaggagctgaggattGGGCCCGGCAGTGTCACCACCACGGGTGGGGGCTGGATGGCTACACTGGAGTCGGCACAACGAAGGACACACGGCTCGTTGCAGCTGTTGGCAAGCGGGGCTGGGCCGCAGGCGACTGTCTGGCACGGGCTGTAGCACGACATGTCTGGCGGAG encodes the following:
- the CWF19L1 gene encoding CWF19-like protein 1 isoform X1 produces the protein MEKLPLRVLVCGDVEGRLDTLFGRVRAIQSKSGRFDMLLCVGDFFSSTSDAEWAEYRSGAKKAPIPTFVLGANNQETIHCFPHVTGCELAENITYLGRRGLFSGTSGLQIAYLSGTESQDEPTPAYSFSSKDVTELKSSLLSTPNFKGVDILLTSPWPRDVESFANSPGQIDTKKCGSTLISDLAASLKPRYHFAALEKAYYERLPYRNHTVLQETPQHVTRFIALAEVGNTSKKKYLYAFSIIPMSLMDPAELVKQPQDVTENPYRKLRKGTQKTKVLGCAEQEEPACQFFFDLKKHQGKKRFSDGKDRGSTQSKQAKKPPQPTGPCWFCLASPEVEKHLVVSIGTHCYLALAKGGLLPDHVLILPIGHYQSVVDLSSEVMEEVTKYKCALKEFFRSKGKRYVLFERNYKSQHLQLQVIPVPLDYTSEDIKECFITQAQEQQIELLEIPEHSDITQVVQPGTPYFYVELDTGEKLFHRIRGSFPLQFGRAVLASGALLAVPQRSDWRSCTASRPEEAAQAGAFRRDFQPFDFALRD
- the CWF19L1 gene encoding CWF19-like protein 1 isoform X2, translating into MEKLPLRVLVCGDVEGRLDTLFGRVRAIQSKSGRFDMLLCVGDFFSSTSDAEWAEYRSGAKKAPIPTFVLGANNQETIHCFPHVTGCELAENITYLGRRGLFSGTSGLQIAYLSGTESQDEPTPAYSFSSKDVTELKSSLLSTPNFKGVDILLTSPWPRDVESFANSPGQIDTKKCGSTLISDLAASLKPRYHFAALEKAYYERLPYRNHTVLQETPQHVTRFIALAEVGNTSKKKYLYAFSIIPMSLMDPAELVKQPQDVTENPYRKLRKGTQKTKVLGCAEEEPACQFFFDLKKHQGKKRFSDGKDRGSTQSKQAKKPPQPTGPCWFCLASPEVEKHLVVSIGTHCYLALAKGGLLPDHVLILPIGHYQSVVDLSSEVMEEVTKYKCALKEFFRSKGKRYVLFERNYKSQHLQLQVIPVPLDYTSEDIKECFITQAQEQQIELLEIPEHSDITQVVQPGTPYFYVELDTGEKLFHRIRGSFPLQFGRAVLASGALLAVPQRSDWRSCTASRPEEAAQAGAFRRDFQPFDFALRD